Proteins encoded within one genomic window of Haematospirillum jordaniae:
- the cysS gene encoding cysteine--tRNA ligase, translated as MNITVLPSIKDRHSCPEKIPAQFTQNGTPSHQGNENSSQCHLTDTALNGKPEEQKATLSAIPDLGECVLAWHGACFDTAMHMIDCPMISKTLHLFNSLGRELREFTPIDPDHVRVYSCGPTVYNYAHIGNLRAYVFVDVLRRTLAWKGYDVTHVINITDVGHLTSDADEGDDKMEAAATRDQKSVWDIAAHYTLAFKNDLQRLNILPPSLWSKATDHIQEMIAFAKVLERNGTTYMLEDGLYFDSSKVPEYGRLGLLNIEGQEAGKRVAYGGKKNLSDFAVWRKSPTNVKRLMEWQSPWGTGAPGWHLECSVMAAKYLGKTFDIHTGGIDHRSVHHCNEIAQNQGYSQCSHPGANWWMHNEFLVLRAESGDEKMSKSSGNFLTLQSLVDRGIHPLVYRLFLLGASYRSSIEFSWEALAGTRAHLRRMLLRIARIKENADNETLQLAKAVTHDAHFQSGGPFTFLIERLMNEATEEERNYILAVDQALSNDLHTPEVLVIMGKILDDPDLTPQAVIRLVALVDLVLGTKLLDTDPDALSVRPLSASISEEAIIQKIAERTEARALRDFSRADQIRGELLAAGVEIKDTTERTDWEWRVTPHES; from the coding sequence GTGAACATTACGGTACTCCCGTCCATAAAAGATAGGCACAGCTGCCCTGAAAAGATACCGGCGCAATTCACACAGAACGGTACGCCCAGCCATCAAGGCAATGAAAATAGTTCGCAGTGTCATCTAACAGATACGGCGTTAAATGGCAAGCCAGAAGAACAAAAAGCCACGTTATCGGCTATTCCGGATCTTGGCGAATGCGTACTGGCGTGGCATGGTGCATGCTTTGATACAGCCATGCATATGATTGATTGCCCCATGATCTCGAAGACATTGCATCTCTTTAATTCCCTTGGACGTGAACTGCGCGAATTCACGCCGATTGACCCCGATCATGTGCGTGTCTACTCCTGCGGGCCAACTGTTTACAACTATGCTCATATTGGCAACCTCAGGGCTTATGTCTTTGTTGATGTCCTGCGCCGTACCTTGGCGTGGAAGGGCTATGACGTAACGCATGTCATCAATATCACTGATGTTGGCCACCTGACGTCCGATGCCGATGAGGGCGATGACAAGATGGAGGCCGCCGCAACCCGGGACCAAAAGTCTGTATGGGACATTGCGGCACACTATACCCTTGCCTTCAAAAACGATTTGCAACGCCTTAATATCCTGCCCCCGTCCCTGTGGTCGAAAGCGACAGACCATATCCAGGAAATGATTGCTTTCGCCAAGGTTCTGGAACGGAATGGCACAACATACATGCTGGAAGATGGCCTGTATTTTGATTCATCAAAAGTTCCGGAATATGGGCGTTTGGGATTGCTCAATATAGAGGGACAGGAAGCCGGAAAGCGTGTCGCTTATGGTGGCAAAAAGAACCTTTCAGACTTCGCTGTCTGGAGAAAAAGCCCCACCAACGTAAAACGATTGATGGAATGGCAGTCTCCGTGGGGAACAGGCGCGCCCGGGTGGCATCTGGAATGCTCTGTCATGGCGGCAAAGTATCTGGGAAAGACATTTGATATTCATACGGGCGGCATTGACCACCGCAGCGTTCATCACTGCAATGAAATTGCCCAGAACCAAGGCTACAGCCAATGTAGTCATCCGGGCGCGAACTGGTGGATGCACAATGAGTTTCTTGTTCTGCGCGCAGAAAGCGGGGACGAGAAGATGTCAAAGTCAAGTGGCAACTTCTTGACACTTCAGAGCCTTGTTGACCGTGGCATTCATCCGCTTGTTTACAGGCTGTTTCTGCTGGGCGCGTCGTATCGCTCGAGTATTGAGTTTTCGTGGGAGGCTCTTGCCGGAACCCGTGCACACCTGCGCCGGATGTTGCTACGGATAGCACGGATCAAAGAAAACGCGGATAATGAAACCCTGCAACTGGCCAAGGCTGTTACGCATGATGCGCACTTCCAGAGCGGGGGGCCGTTCACGTTCCTGATCGAACGACTAATGAATGAGGCTACAGAAGAGGAACGTAATTATATCCTTGCTGTAGACCAAGCACTCTCCAATGACCTCCACACCCCGGAAGTTCTGGTTATAATGGGAAAAATCCTGGACGATCCAGACCTGACCCCACAGGCAGTCATTCGCCTAGTTGCGCTGGTGGATCTTGTTCTTGGAACAAAGCTTCTGGATACCGACCCGGATGCGCTCTCCGTACGCCCACTGTCCGCATCCATAAGCGAAGAGGCAATTATACAAAAAATCGCCGAACGTACCGAAGCCCGTGCACTAAGAGACTTTTCGCGTGCAGACCAAATAAGAGGGGAACTTCTGGCTGCCGGCGTCGAGATTAAGGACACCACAGAAAGAACCGATTGGGAGTGGAGGGTTACGCCTCACGAATCATGA
- a CDS encoding ABC transporter permease: MRAYPVVPDATKGAGWTASIRAFFVPNYWLIGSFAVACIVLLPVVSVMYLAFFPVENIWPHLFDTVLFGYIRNTLLLMIGVGTGTFLIGTSTAWLVTMCRFPGRAVLEWALLLPLAVPAFVLAYVYTDLLEYAGPVQIALRALFGWQSARDYYFPDVRSLGGAVLMMTLVLYPYVYLLARSAFLDQSVAVMEASRTLGCTPWQSFFRIALPMARPSLVVGLALALMETLNDFGTVDFFAVRTLTAGIFNVWLLMGNLGGGAQVSLVLLFFVVSLIVLERYGRRGRRYHDLSTRRMSLVRFSLSGIRRWMALLICALPVVLGFIIPALQLLFFAVKRFEESCTPQFVDYALNSLLVSSVAAAVATLLALFMGYAGTIRRGRKLASFFVQAASLGYAIPGAVLGVGILVPVGYFNTALQEWVSGTFGISMGQILSGSFIGLVVAYVIRFLALSLGTVQAGFGRIRPSLGMAARTLGYSPRRVLWSVHVPMLRGSLLTAVLLVFVDCMKELPATLLLRPFNFETLATHVYQFASEEMLEQAALASLAIVLTGIVPVIILSLSISSTRRRKDAV; the protein is encoded by the coding sequence ATGCGCGCGTATCCTGTTGTGCCTGACGCGACCAAGGGAGCCGGGTGGACTGCGTCCATCCGGGCCTTTTTTGTTCCAAACTATTGGCTTATTGGCAGTTTTGCCGTGGCCTGCATTGTCTTGTTGCCCGTTGTGTCCGTTATGTATCTTGCCTTTTTCCCGGTTGAGAACATATGGCCGCATCTTTTTGATACTGTTCTGTTCGGTTATATTCGCAATACGCTTTTGCTGATGATTGGTGTTGGAACCGGGACGTTTCTGATTGGTACATCAACGGCATGGCTTGTTACAATGTGCCGTTTTCCCGGTCGTGCCGTGCTTGAGTGGGCGTTGCTTTTGCCATTGGCTGTTCCGGCTTTTGTTCTTGCCTATGTCTATACCGATCTTCTGGAATATGCAGGGCCTGTGCAGATAGCTCTTCGGGCCCTGTTTGGTTGGCAGTCTGCCCGGGATTACTATTTCCCAGATGTTCGCTCCTTGGGTGGGGCTGTCTTGATGATGACATTGGTCCTTTATCCGTATGTTTATCTTCTGGCACGTTCGGCTTTTCTTGATCAGTCCGTTGCGGTGATGGAGGCATCCCGGACCTTGGGATGCACCCCGTGGCAAAGTTTCTTTCGTATAGCCTTGCCGATGGCGCGTCCCTCTCTGGTCGTTGGATTGGCTTTGGCCCTGATGGAGACGCTGAATGATTTTGGAACCGTCGATTTTTTTGCGGTCAGAACATTAACGGCAGGAATTTTTAATGTCTGGCTTCTTATGGGTAATCTGGGTGGCGGTGCTCAGGTTTCCCTCGTTCTTCTATTCTTTGTGGTGTCCCTGATTGTCCTAGAGAGATATGGACGGCGTGGTCGTCGTTATCATGATCTGTCAACTCGCCGTATGTCTTTAGTTCGGTTCTCCTTATCGGGTATACGGCGGTGGATGGCACTTCTGATATGTGCGCTGCCTGTTGTTCTTGGTTTTATTATACCAGCCCTTCAGCTTCTTTTTTTTGCGGTCAAGCGCTTTGAAGAAAGCTGTACTCCTCAATTTGTTGATTATGCTTTGAACAGCTTGCTGGTGTCGTCTGTTGCTGCGGCAGTGGCAACTCTCCTTGCTTTGTTCATGGGATATGCAGGCACTATCCGTCGGGGACGGAAGCTGGCTTCTTTCTTCGTACAGGCAGCATCTTTGGGGTATGCCATTCCAGGGGCGGTTCTGGGCGTTGGCATTCTGGTGCCGGTTGGTTATTTCAATACAGCCTTGCAGGAGTGGGTTTCCGGAACATTTGGTATTTCTATGGGGCAGATCCTGTCTGGGTCTTTTATTGGTCTCGTTGTGGCATATGTGATTCGCTTTCTGGCGCTTTCTCTTGGCACGGTGCAGGCAGGCTTTGGTCGTATCCGGCCTTCTCTGGGAATGGCGGCCCGAACGCTTGGTTATTCACCGCGCCGTGTTCTTTGGTCTGTTCATGTCCCTATGCTAAGGGGCAGCCTTTTGACAGCGGTTCTTCTGGTATTTGTTGATTGCATGAAGGAACTGCCGGCAACCTTGCTCCTTCGTCCTTTCAATTTTGAAACCTTGGCAACGCACGTTTACCAGTTTGCTAGCGAAGAAATGCTGGAACAGGCCGCGTTAGCTTCCCTAGCTATCGTTCTTACCGGTATCGTGCCTGTGATTATTCTTAGCCTGTCCATATCAAGTACTCGGCGCAGAAAAGATGCAGTCTAG
- a CDS encoding putative bifunctional diguanylate cyclase/phosphodiesterase has translation MKASDQVLRSARIVVVDDTPANVLLLQAMLEADGYEAVEGFTDPVAALDAILKAPPDLVLLDIRMPFMDGHQVMARITSEIKEYLPIIVLTAQTDEETRIKALSGGAKDFLSKPFDQAEVLHRIRNTLETKLVYNERREHASLLEEVVSERTQELAHMASHDLITGLPNRASIRRDVARMEGKGKGLVMLVAIERLGNVSDVMGPAVGEMVLRSCAEELRDRMPKDSLMGYWGGSDFFVYVPGGDIDICVRKVLEYFSQPLVYDGVEVVLDARIGTCAYPDDGVEADRLVQRAGLAMITGRRHGVDHYPFSVALEEEAAKRHGIERELRRAVERNQLQLYYQPKLRLSDGVAIGMEALVRWIHPEMGFVSPGQFIPVAEETGAIVPVGEWVLRQAMIDCTAWRKKGYDIVVAVNVSGRQFSGIDLPGLVERFLGETGLDPVGLEVEITESALLHDLEQAKNVLDAIRELGISIALDDFGTGYSSLSYLRQLPLTTLKVDQSFVRYLDQNTDDQAMTRTIVKMAHGLGLKAVAEGIESEFHANFLRDIDCEIGQGYLFAKPMPGSAFTDWVNVKPTQKFAAS, from the coding sequence ATGAAGGCTAGTGACCAGGTGCTCCGGTCTGCACGGATCGTCGTTGTTGACGATACGCCGGCGAATGTTCTTCTGCTTCAGGCAATGCTGGAGGCAGATGGATATGAGGCTGTCGAGGGGTTTACAGATCCAGTTGCCGCTCTTGATGCAATCTTGAAAGCACCACCGGATCTGGTTCTTCTCGATATTCGCATGCCCTTCATGGATGGGCACCAAGTTATGGCGCGAATTACCAGCGAAATAAAAGAGTACCTGCCCATTATTGTTTTAACGGCGCAAACTGACGAGGAAACACGGATTAAGGCATTGTCTGGTGGGGCAAAGGACTTTCTATCCAAGCCATTTGATCAGGCCGAGGTTCTACATCGCATTCGAAATACGCTGGAAACCAAGCTGGTTTATAACGAGCGCCGTGAACATGCCTCTCTTCTGGAAGAGGTCGTAAGCGAGAGAACGCAGGAGCTGGCTCATATGGCCAGCCATGATCTGATTACCGGTCTTCCGAATCGTGCATCCATACGGCGTGATGTCGCCCGAATGGAAGGTAAGGGTAAGGGTCTTGTCATGCTGGTTGCCATTGAACGTCTGGGCAATGTCAGCGATGTCATGGGGCCTGCTGTTGGGGAAATGGTGTTGCGATCCTGCGCAGAAGAGTTGCGCGATCGCATGCCAAAAGATTCACTGATGGGGTACTGGGGTGGTTCTGATTTCTTTGTGTATGTTCCTGGTGGTGACATTGATATTTGTGTTCGCAAGGTTCTGGAGTATTTCTCTCAACCCCTTGTCTACGATGGGGTAGAGGTTGTTCTGGATGCCCGCATCGGCACGTGTGCCTACCCTGATGATGGTGTTGAGGCTGACCGTTTGGTCCAACGTGCAGGGCTTGCAATGATTACGGGTCGTCGGCACGGTGTTGACCACTATCCATTCAGCGTTGCCTTGGAAGAAGAAGCGGCAAAACGTCATGGCATTGAGCGTGAGCTGAGAAGAGCTGTCGAACGTAATCAGTTACAACTCTACTATCAGCCAAAGCTTAGACTCAGTGACGGTGTTGCCATCGGGATGGAGGCATTGGTCCGCTGGATTCATCCCGAAATGGGGTTTGTATCTCCGGGGCAGTTTATCCCTGTTGCGGAAGAAACAGGTGCAATTGTTCCGGTAGGTGAATGGGTTCTGAGGCAGGCCATGATTGATTGCACGGCTTGGCGTAAGAAGGGTTATGATATCGTCGTTGCGGTTAACGTGTCCGGCCGTCAGTTTTCTGGCATTGATCTTCCAGGTCTTGTCGAACGCTTTCTTGGTGAAACAGGGCTTGATCCTGTCGGTTTGGAAGTTGAGATTACAGAATCTGCCCTTCTTCATGATCTGGAACAGGCGAAGAATGTTCTTGATGCTATCCGTGAGCTTGGAATTTCCATTGCCCTAGATGATTTTGGTACGGGTTATTCTTCCTTGTCTTATCTACGCCAGCTTCCGTTGACTACCTTGAAAGTGGACCAATCTTTTGTGCGCTATCTGGACCAGAATACGGATGATCAGGCCATGACGCGCACGATCGTCAAGATGGCGCACGGCCTTGGCCTCAAGGCAGTTGCCGAAGGGATTGAAAGCGAATTTCACGCCAACTTTCTACGAGATATTGATTGTGAGATCGGCCAAGGCTACCTGTTTGCCAAGCCAATGCCGGGCTCAGCATTCACAGATTGGGTGAATGTAAAGCCTACACAAAAGTTTGCTGCCTCATGA
- a CDS encoding extensin-like domain-containing protein, with translation MQGRSAGVLSHIKEQLQDCSAHVTQSGILCRLVGAISLVLVLSACSSDTNSHIIPRERGSACLVSLSYHASAFDTAAKKPGMKTGCSVETPVSLSGTQVPLSRPALMDCTLALRFSAFEAASIQPLAREIFHQEVQVYHHYGAYACRGRSSNRKRLSEHSYGKALDIGVFELRDGTRISVAKDWNNAGKKTEFLRKLSQSACKWFSVVLTPNSDRDHHDHLHLDIGPWKKCGT, from the coding sequence ATGCAAGGCCGATCTGCAGGCGTGCTCTCACACATAAAAGAACAGCTACAGGATTGTAGTGCCCACGTAACACAATCTGGAATACTTTGCCGCCTTGTTGGCGCTATATCGCTCGTACTTGTCCTTTCTGCCTGCAGCAGTGATACAAACAGCCACATTATTCCCCGGGAACGTGGCTCTGCCTGCCTTGTTTCTTTATCCTATCACGCATCAGCGTTTGATACTGCGGCAAAGAAACCCGGCATGAAAACAGGCTGCTCCGTTGAAACACCCGTCTCCCTGTCCGGGACTCAGGTTCCCCTGTCCAGACCCGCGCTGATGGACTGTACGTTAGCCTTGCGCTTTTCAGCCTTTGAGGCTGCTTCCATCCAACCCTTGGCACGAGAGATCTTTCATCAGGAGGTGCAGGTCTACCACCACTATGGTGCCTATGCCTGCAGGGGTCGCAGCTCGAACCGCAAACGGCTGTCTGAGCATAGCTATGGCAAGGCACTGGACATCGGCGTTTTTGAACTCAGGGATGGCACCCGGATCTCTGTTGCCAAGGACTGGAACAATGCGGGAAAAAAGACTGAATTTCTCAGGAAACTGTCCCAATCAGCCTGTAAGTGGTTCAGTGTGGTCCTGACACCAAACTCTGATAGGGATCACCACGACCACCTCCACCTTGACATTGGACCATGGAAAAAATGCGGCACATGA
- a CDS encoding Fe(3+) ABC transporter substrate-binding protein, translating into MFTARSLPSAVSFAAILLFSCSSLAGEVNVYSARQPFLIEPMLKAFTDKTGIRVNTVFDKKSIEERLKAEGPGSPADLVLTVDIGRLNDLVVAGVAQPVLTDTLKDNIPEQYHAPDGAWWALTSRARVLYVSKDRVQPGEISSYAELADPKWKGRICTRPGDSDYHVALTAAMIAHKGIDATRNWLNGLKANLARKPQGNDRSQVKAVKEGVCDIAIGNTYYMAAMMKDPEQRAWAEAVRIVFPDQKGNGTHVNVSGMVLTKSAPNRENAIQLMEFLSSDEAQRMYAEINNEYPVKPGVEWSATVRAWGDFKADIVRLAEVAGYRTDALKLINEVDFNAGA; encoded by the coding sequence ATGTTCACTGCCCGCTCTTTGCCTAGTGCTGTTTCGTTTGCAGCGATTCTTCTGTTTTCCTGTTCATCACTGGCTGGGGAAGTGAATGTCTATTCGGCTCGTCAGCCTTTCCTGATCGAGCCCATGCTTAAGGCATTTACTGACAAGACCGGCATTCGGGTCAATACAGTCTTTGACAAGAAAAGTATAGAAGAACGCTTGAAGGCGGAGGGGCCGGGAAGTCCCGCTGATCTGGTATTGACCGTTGATATCGGGCGGTTGAATGACTTGGTCGTGGCCGGTGTGGCGCAGCCTGTTCTGACGGATACACTGAAAGATAACATCCCGGAACAGTATCACGCTCCTGATGGAGCTTGGTGGGCCCTGACATCCCGTGCAAGGGTTTTGTATGTTTCCAAAGACCGTGTTCAGCCTGGTGAAATTTCTTCTTATGCCGAACTGGCCGATCCCAAGTGGAAAGGGCGCATTTGCACGCGTCCCGGCGACAGTGACTATCATGTTGCTCTTACGGCAGCCATGATTGCTCATAAGGGGATTGATGCAACACGCAACTGGTTGAATGGCCTGAAGGCCAATCTTGCGCGTAAGCCTCAAGGTAATGATCGCTCCCAAGTCAAGGCTGTAAAAGAGGGCGTTTGTGATATTGCCATAGGTAATACCTATTACATGGCTGCGATGATGAAGGACCCTGAACAACGAGCTTGGGCAGAAGCTGTGCGGATTGTTTTTCCGGACCAGAAAGGGAACGGGACGCATGTGAATGTGTCGGGTATGGTCCTGACCAAATCCGCCCCGAACCGCGAGAATGCCATTCAGCTTATGGAATTCTTGTCATCAGACGAGGCACAAAGAATGTATGCCGAGATTAACAACGAGTATCCCGTCAAGCCCGGTGTGGAATGGTCTGCAACCGTTCGTGCATGGGGTGACTTCAAGGCCGATATAGTCCGCTTGGCTGAAGTCGCGGGTTATCGCACCGATGCGTTGAAGCTGATTAATGAAGTTGACTTCAACGCCGGGGCATAA
- a CDS encoding D-alanyl-D-alanine carboxypeptidase — translation MTWTRFLSISTLIWLLAGTSLAASSNTDAYVEGGDISEKAEPSLVTKAEEIRKRLRTGYVLIDIKTGAVLDAEQARETFIPASVAKIPSLIALTSLTDVTKRPKTRIIATGPVNKGVVRGNLVLVGSGDPMFDTPAAERIVSDLKKKGIKSISGSFLFYDGALPHHHAINAKQPADAPYNPGISGLSINFNRYKVAWRNGQAEGTEIPLRPLPVSSQLLESADTDRSREWLPVNNPGPFAAAVFRAVAEKNGIKMSAPERIDSIPNGTELASYLGDSLHTAISRAFHYSNNMAFEMMSLSVTGESTLEKSASVLLSKVRDVMPHVSWTNAELPNASGLSSEARMSPGQCAAMVRYMATTRVNGKLLSTLLPSLKLIPFGKPDELPESSSPLHAKTGTIYYGRALAGTIRADSGRQLAWCIMSDDQKERSLYDGMSMTEQRTEPVRNNVQAWLMAAKRTEAELVLTWKSKY, via the coding sequence ATGACTTGGACCCGCTTCTTGAGCATAAGCACCCTGATCTGGCTTCTTGCCGGAACCTCGCTGGCTGCTTCAAGCAATACCGATGCATACGTGGAAGGTGGTGATATCTCCGAGAAAGCAGAACCGTCCTTGGTCACGAAAGCAGAGGAAATTAGAAAGAGGCTGCGAACAGGTTATGTACTGATTGATATCAAAACAGGGGCAGTACTGGATGCAGAACAAGCGCGGGAAACCTTCATACCAGCCTCCGTAGCCAAGATCCCTTCTCTCATCGCCCTGACAAGCCTGACTGATGTAACAAAAAGACCCAAGACCCGTATTATTGCAACGGGTCCTGTGAATAAGGGCGTTGTACGTGGGAACTTGGTCCTTGTCGGCAGCGGAGATCCGATGTTTGACACACCTGCTGCGGAAAGAATCGTTAGTGATTTGAAAAAGAAAGGGATTAAAAGTATAAGTGGTAGCTTCCTCTTTTATGATGGCGCCCTTCCTCATCATCATGCCATCAATGCCAAGCAGCCTGCCGATGCACCCTACAATCCTGGAATTTCAGGATTATCTATCAATTTCAATCGCTATAAGGTAGCTTGGAGAAATGGTCAGGCAGAGGGAACAGAGATTCCTCTCCGCCCTCTTCCCGTCAGTTCACAACTGCTTGAATCAGCGGATACAGACAGAAGCCGCGAATGGTTGCCAGTCAATAACCCTGGCCCCTTTGCCGCCGCTGTCTTTCGTGCTGTGGCTGAAAAGAACGGCATCAAAATGTCAGCCCCCGAGCGCATTGACTCCATTCCGAATGGGACAGAATTAGCATCCTATCTAGGAGATAGCCTGCACACAGCAATCAGCCGCGCTTTTCACTACTCCAATAATATGGCTTTTGAAATGATGTCGCTCTCCGTAACCGGTGAAAGCACTTTGGAGAAATCTGCAAGCGTACTGCTGTCAAAGGTTAGGGATGTCATGCCTCACGTCTCATGGACAAACGCAGAACTTCCCAATGCGTCCGGTCTGTCGTCCGAGGCCCGCATGTCGCCGGGACAATGCGCTGCAATGGTTCGTTACATGGCAACGACACGCGTTAACGGCAAGCTGCTGTCAACTTTGCTTCCCAGCCTGAAACTAATCCCCTTTGGGAAGCCCGATGAGTTGCCGGAAAGCTCATCACCCCTGCACGCAAAAACTGGAACCATTTACTATGGCCGTGCCTTGGCGGGAACAATCCGGGCTGACAGCGGAAGGCAGCTTGCTTGGTGCATCATGAGCGATGATCAAAAGGAAAGATCTTTGTACGACGGCATGTCAATGACAGAGCAACGAACAGAGCCGGTCCGGAATAATGTGCAAGCATGGCTGATGGCCGCCAAACGAACAGAGGCAGAGCTTGTTCTGACATGGAAGTCAAAGTACTAG